A window from Pseudomonas alloputida encodes these proteins:
- a CDS encoding LON peptidase substrate-binding domain-containing protein, producing the protein MTLPLFPLNTVLFPGCFLDLQIFEARYLDMIGRCMKQGEGFGVVCILEGDQVGKAPPVVASIGCEAVIRDFVQQDNGLLGIRVEGVRRFNLESSEVQKDQLLVGQVQWLPEQADSPLLEADDDLLALLVALGEHPMVEALGMPRPVDGRQALANQLAYLLPFMEEDKLDLLTLDSPQQRLGEIQKLLERIQGELFA; encoded by the coding sequence ATGACGCTACCGCTGTTTCCGCTCAATACCGTGCTGTTTCCTGGCTGCTTTCTCGATTTGCAGATTTTCGAGGCGCGCTACCTGGACATGATCGGGCGCTGCATGAAGCAGGGCGAAGGGTTTGGTGTGGTGTGCATCCTTGAGGGCGATCAAGTCGGCAAGGCGCCGCCGGTGGTCGCCTCGATCGGCTGTGAAGCGGTGATCCGCGACTTCGTGCAGCAGGATAACGGCTTGCTGGGTATCCGCGTCGAGGGCGTGCGGCGCTTCAATCTGGAAAGCTCCGAGGTGCAGAAGGACCAGTTGCTGGTGGGCCAGGTGCAATGGCTGCCGGAGCAGGCCGACAGCCCGTTGCTGGAGGCCGATGACGACCTATTGGCGCTGCTGGTGGCCCTGGGTGAGCACCCCATGGTCGAAGCGCTGGGCATGCCGCGGCCGGTGGACGGGCGTCAGGCGCTGGCCAATCAGCTGGCGTACCTGTTGCCGTTCATGGAAGAGGACAAGCTGGACCTGCTGACCCTCGATTCGCCACAGCAGCGGCTGGGCGAGATCCAGAAGCTGCTGGAGCGGATTCAGGGGGAGTTGTTCGCCTGA
- a CDS encoding CidA/LrgA family protein, whose amino-acid sequence MLLRGLTWLVLFQLLGTAINHLFVPFLPGPIIGLLLLLLFLMARGEVGKPLNEAASSLLRYLPLLLVPPAVGVMVYAKDIAADFWAIAGALLISCLVTLVFVGVLMQKLIQRQGKREEQP is encoded by the coding sequence ATGCTGTTGCGTGGTTTGACCTGGCTGGTACTGTTCCAGCTGCTGGGGACGGCGATCAATCACCTGTTCGTGCCGTTTTTACCCGGGCCGATCATCGGCCTGTTGTTGCTGCTGCTCTTCCTCATGGCCCGCGGTGAGGTCGGCAAGCCGCTGAACGAGGCCGCAAGCAGCTTGCTGCGCTATCTCCCGCTGCTGCTGGTGCCGCCGGCAGTCGGGGTGATGGTATATGCCAAGGACATTGCCGCCGACTTCTGGGCGATTGCCGGGGCCTTGCTGATCTCCTGTCTGGTGACCCTGGTGTTCGTCGGTGTGCTGATGCAAAAGCTCATCCAGCGCCAGGGCAAGCGTGAGGAGCAGCCATGA
- a CDS encoding LrgB family protein — protein MMLDWQGALDAVIHHPLFGIGITLGAYQVVLAAYEKTRWIFLQPVLVSMLLVIGVLLLCGIDYSEYRKSTEIMNILLGPATVALAVPLYLNLRRIRQLFWPTFTTLVVGGLFATLCCLVLGWWFGAEHMILMTMAPKSVTSPIAMLVAEQIGGVAALAAVFVLITGVIGAIFGPALLSRFGVHSPEARGMSLGVTAHAVGTSVALQESDECGAFAALAMSLMGVATAVFLPLAVSLVA, from the coding sequence ATGATGCTCGATTGGCAGGGCGCGCTCGATGCGGTCATTCATCACCCATTGTTCGGTATCGGCATCACGCTGGGGGCCTATCAGGTAGTGCTGGCAGCCTACGAGAAAACCCGCTGGATCTTCCTGCAACCTGTATTGGTATCGATGCTGCTGGTGATCGGTGTGTTGCTGCTGTGCGGCATCGATTACAGCGAGTACCGCAAAAGCACCGAAATCATGAACATCCTGCTGGGGCCCGCTACGGTGGCCCTGGCTGTGCCGCTCTATCTTAACCTGCGGCGGATCCGCCAGCTGTTCTGGCCTACATTTACTACGCTGGTAGTCGGAGGCCTGTTCGCCACGCTCTGCTGCCTGGTGCTGGGTTGGTGGTTCGGTGCCGAGCACATGATCCTGATGACCATGGCGCCGAAGTCCGTCACCTCGCCGATCGCCATGCTGGTGGCTGAGCAGATTGGTGGCGTGGCGGCCCTGGCAGCGGTGTTCGTGTTGATTACCGGGGTGATCGGGGCGATCTTCGGCCCGGCGTTGCTGAGCCGCTTCGGCGTGCACAGCCCTGAGGCGCGCGGCATGTCGCTGGGCGTGACCGCACACGCAGTGGGCACTTCGGTGGCCCTGCAGGAAAGTGACGAATGCGGCGCCTTTGCCGCGCTGGCGATGAGCCTGATGGGAGTGGCTACAGCGGTGTTCCTGCCGCTGGCGGTCAGCCTGGTGGCTTGA